The nucleotide window GGCGTTTGGCGCATACCAATATCCATCTGGTGACTGATAATATCCATCTCTGTAACCATCGGAATAGCCTTGAGAATAGGGGTCGTTATTATTATAGGCATAAGCGTCCGATGTCGTCGTACAAGAAGTCATTGTAAATGCGATGATGGACGGAACTAATATTTTAAATAGATTTTTCATTATTTCTTGGTTTTAAAAATTACGTTAGTCGTAACACTTAGTTAGATTACAAACTATCTGCCAAGTTAAATTTTGGTAGAATAATCAATAAAATTCCTGTTATTAATGAAAACTATTCTTCAGGCGAAATCCCAAGAATGTAATAGAAAACCGCCAAATCCCTGGCGAGAAATTCACGGGTATGATTTCTGTAGAAACTTTCGTTTTTGGTCACGTCCTGAGCATCAAAACCTAACGCATTCATTCCATTGTTTCGGGCAAAAAACAAGGCTCGAAGATTGTGGAATCCTTGCGAAACGATGATGACATTTTTTTGCTTGTAAACATTTTTACAATTCAAAATACTCTTGTGCGTGTTGAAACCTTTCGGGTCTTTGATGATGATATTTTCCGGAACACCTTCGTTATAGACCAAGAAATTCTTCATCGCTTCGGTCTCGTCGTAGTTTTTGCTTTTCTCTCCGCTGACGATGATTTTTTTGATTTTTCCGTGGTGATAAAGCGTTCCTACTGCGTCCATTCTCGCTGTGAAATAAGGATTTGCAACACCC belongs to Chryseobacterium sp. KACC 21268 and includes:
- a CDS encoding ElyC/SanA/YdcF family protein, producing MILANFWVVALTSGRTYTKISKVPPRDCALVLGTSPKMRSGVANPYFTARMDAVGTLYHHGKIKKIIVSGEKSKNYDETEAMKNFLVYNEGVPENIIIKDPKGFNTHKSILNCKNVYKQKNVIIVSQGFHNLRALFFARNNGMNALGFDAQDVTKNESFYRNHTREFLARDLAVFYYILGISPEE